From the genome of Sporosarcina luteola:
GCCGAAACCGTCTTTCAGAGTTCTTCCATGCGGAAGAACCGATTATTCGGTATTAGCCCCGGTTTCCCGGAGTTATCCCCATCTGCAGGGCAGGTTGCCCACGTGTTACTCACCCGTCCGCCGCTGATATCAGGGAGCAAGCTCCCATCAATCCGCTCGACTTGCATGTATTAGGCACGCCGCCAGCGTTCGTCCTGAGCCAGGATCAAACTCTCCATAATAGAGAAATTCGAGTAGCTCGAGTTTCTTGCTGGCATCAATTAAGATGTCAATTTGAATCCGAAGATTCGTTTGTTCTTTTCACCGACAGAGTCGGCTCCAGAACTTTATTTGTTGACGTTTTGCTGTTCAGTTTTCAAGGTTCATTGTTTCGCCGTCTTTCACAGCGACTCCTCTATCATAACACGCTGTCACTCTCGAGTCAACAACTTTTTCAAATCTTTTTTTCGAAGATGTTGTTGTCGTTGCCGTCTCTTAAGGACAAGTAATACTATACCTCATAACCAAATATAAAATCAAGCCTTTTTTATAAATAATTTATCACGAATCTTTTTCACATCGATAATAAACAACAGAATGCCAGCTATGACAACGATTCCGCCGGTTATTTGCGCTGCGGAGAGCTTCTCATGCAGAATATAGAACGCAAGAAGCGACGCGCCTACCGGTTCAAAAAGAATGGCTATTGAGATGACGTTTGTACTCACCCACTTAACTGCCCAATTGAATAACGAGTGCCCTAGCAGATTGGGTATGAGTGCGAGCATGAAGAACCAGAACCAATTTGAAGTTGAATGCGGACCGAATGACTCCCCCTTTAGTAGAACATAAAAAAAGAGTGTAACTGTACTGATTGAGTATAGAAGAAACGTATACGTAATAAGAGAAAGCCGTTTACGCACTTCTTGTCCGAAGAGCAAATACGCAGTAATAAGCGCACAGGCGGCTAAGGCAAGCATATCACCGAAAAAAGCGGTTCCGCTTAATTGGAAGTCACTCCAACTGATGATGACACTCCCGGCAATTGCAATTACTGCCGACAAGATCGTTTTAAACGACAGCTTTTCTTTAAAGAAGAAATATGTGCCGACAAATGCAAAGATCGGCTGCAACGTAACGAGTACGGTTGAGCTTGCAACAGACGTGTAATTCAACGATTCGAACCATAGAATGAAATGAAAGGCCAGAAAAACTCCGGCTACTGCCGAAAAGATCCAGTCTTTTTTCGTCAGAAGAAAAACTTCCTTCCTATACTTTGCAAGGAATAGCGGAAGCATGAGAACAACCGTGAACAACATACGATAGAAGGCTATGACGCCGGCATCAGCAGTTGCAAGTTTTACGAAGATTGCTGAGAGCGCCACGGATATGACGCCGATGATAATCGGGATATAAGGGTGAATAGTAGGTTTTTCCAAGATGCACACTTCTCTTTCAAAGGGAGTACAGGTTAGTTTGTAACCTTTTTAGGCTAAAGACAATATAAAGAGTATAGCATATCTGCGTCAAGATGATGATAGTGGGGGGAAAAGTCAATGGAATGGATCATCAATAATTCAATGTATCCGGAAGTATTGATTAAAATCGCAATTGCTCTAGGTTTAAGTTTAATTATCGGAGTAGAGAGGGAAATTAAGAAGAAGCCAATCGGTTTAAAAACGAGTGCAGTCATCTCTACCTTCAGTTGCCTATTGACGATTGTCTCAATAGAAGCAGCTTATCTAGTTCCTGCTAGGGATGATATTAACGTGACGATGGACCCCTTGCGACTTGCTGCACAAATAGTAAGCGGGATTGGATTCCTCGGTGCGGGTGCTATTTTAAGAAGAGATAACGATAACATTACGGGTCTAACGACAGCTGCAATGATCTGGGGAGCAGCAAGCATCGGAATTGCAGTCGGCGCAGGCTTTTACATCGAAGCTGCATTTGCTGTAGTGAGCATACTCTTTGTTATTGAGGTGATTGCACCTCTTCTAGCCAAGTTCGGCCCAAAAAGAATCCGATCAAAGGAGGCAGCATGCATTGTCGTCGTGTCGGATAAAAGTAAAATCGATGACCTCATCGGGATTTTGAATGCCGAGAATATGAAAGTGGAAAACCTGCGTATCCGCAAATTACACTCTGACTCTAAACCTTCAGTGCATGAAGTCGATTTTCGTCTAAACGCCCTCCCCAGAAAGGGAACTACACAATTATACACTGAACTGACCGAGCTCCCTTATATTGAATCGGTCGAAATAGAAATCTTTCCTTAATGGAGGCTTATGTATATGAGAGATATTTTACGACTACTGAAGGATGGCAATAAGCCATCACTGCTGGCAGGCACAGTCAACGCCGGTATTGCCATCCTTAAAGCAATCGCCTATATGTTAACTGGTAACGTAGCGATGTTTGCGGAAATGCTGCACTCCTTGGGAGATGCGGCAAATCAATTCTTTGTATATATCGGTTCCGCCTTGTCCAAGAAGGCGCCAACCCCGAAATTCCCGAATGGCTTCGGCAGGGTTGTCAATCTTGTCTGTTTGGGTGCCGTCATCATCGTCGGCATCATGTCGTATGAAGCAGTGAAGGAAGGTTGGCATCATATATTGAATCCGGCCGAAACAAAAGGACTCGTTATCAATTTAAGTGTCCTCGGCTTGGCCACTTTACTGGAGTTCTTCGTCCTATTGAAGGCTTCCAAGGAGATTGCGCATGAGACCGGGAATGACCTATCCGGAATGAAAGCATTCACCTTCAGCTTAACTCATTTGAATAAAGCCAAGCCCGCTACTAAATTGGTCTTCATGGAAGACATGGTTGCAACTATAGGCGGTTTATTGGCATTCATGGCGGTCTTGATTGCCCATTTCGTTGGATTCCTTCAAGCTGAAGGGATTGCATCCGTGATAATTGGAATTATGATGTTTTACGTCGTCGGAAGGGTGTTCCTAGAGAATGCCAGGGGGGCAATCGGTGAGACCGATGAAGAGATGTTGAACCATATTGCACAAATTATTGCTGAAGATCCCGATATAAAAGATATCCAAAAAGTCGAAGTAATTAAAGAAGGTGAATACCTTCATGTCGAAGTGATTGCCGAGGTGGATCCTTCACAAACTGTCGCATATATCGATGATGTAAGGGACAGGCTAATGGCTTTGGTGCTGAAGCAGAAAGGCGTTCGGGAGGCATTGATATCTTTCGATGAAGACGACGGCATCAAAACTTGGCAAGGGGTGAACGAGACAACTATGTCTGAAGAGACACGAAGGAAACTGCCGGAAATTAAAAAGCAGAGGGCGGAATGAATAATTTCCCCCTCTGCCTTCAGTCATTATAACGAAGCCACCAATATGGATCTCACTTCTTCCTCACTCAATTGCGCGTATCTGCCTAGAGGTCCATTGATTGCAGCCTTCTTCGCCATGATGTCGACCTTTGAGTCATCGATGCCGTAATACGATAAACGTTCAGGTGCACCAATAGCTGTCCAATACGCCCTCAGTTTATCAATACCCTCATTGGCAACAACCTCATCTGTTTTCCCCTCTGGATCCACTCCAAAGACGTTGACTGCCAACTTTGCATAACGAGCTGGATTCAGCTTTAGCGTATGTCTCATCCAATGTGGGAATAGAATCGCCAATCCTCCCGCGTGAGGAATATCGTAAACTGCCGACACGGCATGTTCAATATCATGCGTTCCCCAGTCACCGCCATTATTCCCCATGCCTAAAAATCCATTCAATCCCCAAGTTCCGCCTAATAGGATTGTTTCACGCAAGTCATAGTTCTGCAGATCATTAACGAGTTCTTCACCTGCTGCCATGATTGCCCGCAAAGCCCCTTCACACAATTCGTCCTGAAGCGGTGTATTCGTTGCGCTATGGAAATACTGCTCAAAAATGTGTGACATCATGTCAACAATGCCGTAAACGGTTTGGTCTTTAGGCAAGGAAAGCGTATAAGTCGGATCCAGTATAGAGAATTTCGGGAAGTTGAATGGTCCTCCCCACCCGTACTTCTCTTCTGTTTCTTCATTAGTAATAACGGAGCCAGCATTCATTTCAGAACCAGTTGCCGCCAACGTCAAAATCGTCCCAAATGGAATTGCATCTTTTGGGGAATCTTTTTTAATGACAAAATCCCACGGATCGCCATCATATTTTGCAGCTGTCGCAATTAACTTCGTACAATCAATGACAGAGCCGCCTCCGACTGCCAATATAAAATCAATATTATGCTCTTTACAAAGTGCCGCCCCTTTCCTTGCAGTGCTGACACGTGGATTCGGCTCCACGCCTGCAAGTTCAAACACTTCCTTTTGTTCTTCCTTCAGAATTTCCACCAACTCATCGTAAAGACCATTCCTTTTAATGCTCCCTCCACCATATACAATGAGAATCCTATTGCCATAAGCCGATAATTCCTGCGCAAGCTTTGTTATGGAGTTTTTACCAAAAATCAATTTAACAGGGTTTTGAAAAACAAATTCCTTCATATAGATAACCTCCTATTTCTACTGTACATTATCCAAGAATGAATTGAGCGATGCAAGTATGGAACGGTTTGGATTGGGAATCCTAGCCTTAGGAGGTGACATTTTGGTTCAAAAACTAGCGCTTGCCATTACTATTATAGGTGCATTGAATTGGGGAGTCGTCGGTCTGTTCAGCTTTGATGTCGTTGCCCAACTTGCCGACGGTCACGCCCAACCGTTCGCCCGATTCTTTTATATTATCGTAGGGATTTCCGGACTCATTTCGTTAGGGTTGCTTTTTGATGCGATGCGAGAGAATGAGGTGGAACACGTCGCTGTAGCGGAGCCTGAAGAAATATAAAAAAGCATCTCCCGTTAACCAGGAGATGCTTTCTTATTGTTATCGTCCAGCTCCGGGTGGCAGCTGCTCGGGTCATAAGTCAGCTCTGCTGTACGGCAAAGTGCGCCGTTTCGCATATCTGTCTTATGCCTGTCGCAGCTGACCGCCACCCTACGCTTTTGTTAAGCCCAGCCGCGGAATCTTGATGCTTCCGCAGTTTTGCGGATTCCGATCATATATGCAGCTAGACGCATGTCTATATTTCTTGTTGACGCAACATTATATACGTTTTCGAACGCGTCAACCATTTTCTTCGTCATTTTTTCGCGAACTTCTTCTTCTGTCCAGTAATAACCCATATTGTTCTGAACCCATTCGAAGTAGGAAACTGTTACGCCGCCAGCACTTGCTAGAACGTCAGGCACAAGGAGGATTCCTCGATCTGTAAGAATTTTCGTAGCTTCAGATGTCGTTGGACCATTTGCAGCTTCAACAACGATTGTCGCCTTAATATCATGAGCGTTCTTTTCAGTAATTTGATTTTCAATAGCTGCTGGAACGAGGATATCACAATCCAATTCCAATAGTTCACTATTCGTGATCGTGTTATCGAAAAGTGTTGTAACCGTTCCGAAGCTATCCCGACGATCCAATAGATAGTCGATGTCCAATCCGTCCGGATCATGAAGTGCGCCATAAGCATCGGAAATCCCGATTACTTTTGCACCTGCATCATGAAGGAATTTGGATAGGAAGCTTCCTGCGTTTCCGAATCCTTGGATGACAATCCGTGCACCTTTCATATCGATTCCACGCTTTTTCGCCGCTTCATTAATAATGATCGTTACACCTTCAGCAGTTGCACGGTCACGTCCTTGAGAACCTCCAAGAACAATCGGTTTACCTGTAATGAAACCAGGAGAGTTGAATTCATCAATTCTACTATATTCATCCATCATCCAAGCCATGATTTGAGCATTCGTGAAAACGTCCGGTGCTGGAATATCCTTAGTCGGTCCCATTACCTGGCTCAATGCTCGTACATACCCACGGCTCAAACGTTCTAGTTCACCCATGGACATTTCTCTCGGGTCGCAGATGATTCCGCCTTTACCGCCGCCATATGGCAAATCGACAATTCCCGCTTTCAATGTCATCCACATTGACAACGCGCGTACTTCATCAGCAGTAACCGCTGGATGGAAACGGACGCCGCCTTTCGTTGGACCGACCGCATCGTTATGTTGACCGCGGAAACCAGTGAATACTTTCACTTTCCCGTCATCCATGCGGACAGGGATTCTAACTTCCACCATACGGATTGGTTCTTTCAGAAGATCGTACATTCCTTCATCATAGCCTAGTTTATCAAGTGCTTCCTTAATGACAACTTGTGTAGACGTAAACAGATTCAGGTTTTCAGTCATGTAAAAGTTCGCCTCTTTGATTTCATAATGTATTTTTCTACCGCACATATTGTACCATACACCGGGAGAATTTTGGGTACTATTTATTTAACTTGCAAAAACTTTATTAATTTTATCCAATGCCCAGTCAAGTTCTTCTGTTGATATGATTAAAGGCGGTGCAAAACGGATGACAGTATCGTGCGTCTCTTTGCAGAGCAACCCGAGTTCCTTCAGCTGTTCGCAATAAGGACGTGCCGCTTCTGTCAGTTCGACACCGATGAACAGACCGCGTCCTCGTACTTCCTTGATTGACGGATGGTTGATTTTCTTCAATTGTTCAATGAAGTAATTTCCTAGTTCAAGTGATTTGTCTGCAAGATTCTCATCCTGCAAAACTTCCAAAGAAGCGATTGAGACAGCACACGCCATTGGATTTCCACCGAATGTCGAGCCGTGGGAACCTGGATTGAACACTCCGAGGATATCTTTGTTCGCTGCGACGCAAGAAATCGGGAACACTCCGCCGCCTAATGCTTTCCCTAGAATATACATATCGGGTTCGAAGCCTTCCCACTCACAAGCAAACATTTTACCTGTACGGCAAAGACCTGCCTGAATTTCATCGGCAATAAATAGGACGTTTTGTTTTTTACAAAGTTCGTAAGCTGCTTTCATATAACCCGCAGGTGGAATAAGAATACCCGCTTCCCCTTGGATCGGTTCGATGATGAATGCTGCTGTATTCGGAGTGATCGCTTCTTCCAATGCTTTCAAATCACCGAAATCCACCAATTTGATGCCTGGAAGCATCGGACCGAAACCGCGCTTATATTCCGCTTCAGATGAGAGGGAGACCGCTGTCATCGTACGCCCGTGGAAATTTCCGTTGCAACCGATAATCTCAGCTTTATTCTCCTCAACGCCTTTGACGTCATATGCCCAGCGACGGGCCGCTTTAATAGCTGTTTCAACAGCCTCAGCCCCAGTATTCATCGGCAATGTCATGTCTTTCCCGGACAGTTTGCATATCAATTCATACCACGGGCCAAGTTGGTCGTTGTGGAATGCGCGTGAAGTCAACGTTACTTTATCCGCCTGATCCTTCAATGCCTGGATAATTCTCGGGTGGCGGTGTCCTTGGTTCACTGCCGAATACGCGGAAAGCATATCCATGTATTTATTCCCCTCTGGATCCTTAACCCAAACACCTTCCGCTTCAGAAATGACAATTGGCAGTGGATGGTAATTGTTCGCCCCGTATTTATTCGTTTGTGAAATGATCTTTTCAGAAACCGACATGTATTTCCCCTCCCCATTTGTATGTATAGCTGGAAGCAGTTCAGGGAACTGCTTCCTATTTAATTATAGTGTTATCCAGCTTCGGGCCCCAGATGCTCGGGGTCATAAGGCAAAGCTGCTATGTGGCAAAAAACGCCACTTCACATCTTCGCCTTATGCCTGTCGCATCTAGGCAGGCGCCCTACGCTTTAAAGAGTTTCCGATGTTGTCTTACCTTGCATGTGTAATTGCAAGTAGTCTGGGCCGCCCGCTTTGGAGTCGGTACCGGACATATTGAATCCGCCGAATGGCTGATAGCCGACGATAGCGCCTGTGCAACCGCGGTTGAAGTACAGGTTTCCTACGTGGAAATCTTGACGCGCCTGTTCGATATGCTCACGGTTGTTCGTGATGACTGCGCCAGTCAGGCCGTAGTCCGTATTGTTCGCGATTTCAATTGCTTCGTCGAAGCTTTTCGCTTTAGTAATTGCAACGACAGGTCCGAAAATCTCTTCTTGCATAATGCGCGCTTTTGGATCGACATCTGCAAATACAGTCGGTGCGACGAAGAAGCCTTTCGAGCTGTCCCCTTCTCCACCTGCAACGAGGCGTCCTTCTTCTTTTCCGATTTCAATGTAGCTCATGATTTTATCGAATGAAGCCTGGTCGATAACCGGTCCAGCGAAGTTCGATTGTTTCGTAGGATCACCGTACGTCAATTCTTTCGTTAATTCTTCAACGCGTGCCACGACTTGATCGTAAACTTCTTCATGGATGACTGCACGTGAACATGCAGAACATTTCTGTCCGCTGAATCCGAATGCTGACTTGACGATCGATTGAGCCGCCAATTCAAGATCTGCATTGTTGTCTACAACGATTGTGTCTTTACCGCCCATTTCAGCGATTACACGTTTCAACCAGATTTGGC
Proteins encoded in this window:
- a CDS encoding DMT family transporter, giving the protein MEKPTIHPYIPIIIGVISVALSAIFVKLATADAGVIAFYRMLFTVVLMLPLFLAKYRKEVFLLTKKDWIFSAVAGVFLAFHFILWFESLNYTSVASSTVLVTLQPIFAFVGTYFFFKEKLSFKTILSAVIAIAGSVIISWSDFQLSGTAFFGDMLALAACALITAYLLFGQEVRKRLSLITYTFLLYSISTVTLFFYVLLKGESFGPHSTSNWFWFFMLALIPNLLGHSLFNWAVKWVSTNVISIAILFEPVGASLLAFYILHEKLSAAQITGGIVVIAGILLFIIDVKKIRDKLFIKKA
- a CDS encoding MgtC/SapB family protein; translation: MEWIINNSMYPEVLIKIAIALGLSLIIGVEREIKKKPIGLKTSAVISTFSCLLTIVSIEAAYLVPARDDINVTMDPLRLAAQIVSGIGFLGAGAILRRDNDNITGLTTAAMIWGAASIGIAVGAGFYIEAAFAVVSILFVIEVIAPLLAKFGPKRIRSKEAACIVVVSDKSKIDDLIGILNAENMKVENLRIRKLHSDSKPSVHEVDFRLNALPRKGTTQLYTELTELPYIESVEIEIFP
- a CDS encoding cation diffusion facilitator family transporter — encoded protein: MRDILRLLKDGNKPSLLAGTVNAGIAILKAIAYMLTGNVAMFAEMLHSLGDAANQFFVYIGSALSKKAPTPKFPNGFGRVVNLVCLGAVIIVGIMSYEAVKEGWHHILNPAETKGLVINLSVLGLATLLEFFVLLKASKEIAHETGNDLSGMKAFTFSLTHLNKAKPATKLVFMEDMVATIGGLLAFMAVLIAHFVGFLQAEGIASVIIGIMMFYVVGRVFLENARGAIGETDEEMLNHIAQIIAEDPDIKDIQKVEVIKEGEYLHVEVIAEVDPSQTVAYIDDVRDRLMALVLKQKGVREALISFDEDDGIKTWQGVNETTMSEETRRKLPEIKKQRAE
- a CDS encoding iron-containing alcohol dehydrogenase, producing MKEFVFQNPVKLIFGKNSITKLAQELSAYGNRILIVYGGGSIKRNGLYDELVEILKEEQKEVFELAGVEPNPRVSTARKGAALCKEHNIDFILAVGGGSVIDCTKLIATAAKYDGDPWDFVIKKDSPKDAIPFGTILTLAATGSEMNAGSVITNEETEEKYGWGGPFNFPKFSILDPTYTLSLPKDQTVYGIVDMMSHIFEQYFHSATNTPLQDELCEGALRAIMAAGEELVNDLQNYDLRETILLGGTWGLNGFLGMGNNGGDWGTHDIEHAVSAVYDIPHAGGLAILFPHWMRHTLKLNPARYAKLAVNVFGVDPEGKTDEVVANEGIDKLRAYWTAIGAPERLSYYGIDDSKVDIMAKKAAINGPLGRYAQLSEEEVRSILVASL
- a CDS encoding DUF378 domain-containing protein; its protein translation is MVQKLALAITIIGALNWGVVGLFSFDVVAQLADGHAQPFARFFYIIVGISGLISLGLLFDAMRENEVEHVAVAEPEEI
- a CDS encoding Glu/Leu/Phe/Val family dehydrogenase — translated: MTENLNLFTSTQVVIKEALDKLGYDEGMYDLLKEPIRMVEVRIPVRMDDGKVKVFTGFRGQHNDAVGPTKGGVRFHPAVTADEVRALSMWMTLKAGIVDLPYGGGKGGIICDPREMSMGELERLSRGYVRALSQVMGPTKDIPAPDVFTNAQIMAWMMDEYSRIDEFNSPGFITGKPIVLGGSQGRDRATAEGVTIIINEAAKKRGIDMKGARIVIQGFGNAGSFLSKFLHDAGAKVIGISDAYGALHDPDGLDIDYLLDRRDSFGTVTTLFDNTITNSELLELDCDILVPAAIENQITEKNAHDIKATIVVEAANGPTTSEATKILTDRGILLVPDVLASAGGVTVSYFEWVQNNMGYYWTEEEVREKMTKKMVDAFENVYNVASTRNIDMRLAAYMIGIRKTAEASRFRGWA
- a CDS encoding ornithine--oxo-acid transaminase, which gives rise to MSVSEKIISQTNKYGANNYHPLPIVISEAEGVWVKDPEGNKYMDMLSAYSAVNQGHRHPRIIQALKDQADKVTLTSRAFHNDQLGPWYELICKLSGKDMTLPMNTGAEAVETAIKAARRWAYDVKGVEENKAEIIGCNGNFHGRTMTAVSLSSEAEYKRGFGPMLPGIKLVDFGDLKALEEAITPNTAAFIIEPIQGEAGILIPPAGYMKAAYELCKKQNVLFIADEIQAGLCRTGKMFACEWEGFEPDMYILGKALGGGVFPISCVAANKDILGVFNPGSHGSTFGGNPMACAVSIASLEVLQDENLADKSLELGNYFIEQLKKINHPSIKEVRGRGLFIGVELTEAARPYCEQLKELGLLCKETHDTVIRFAPPLIISTEELDWALDKINKVFAS